A window from Drosophila kikkawai strain 14028-0561.14 chromosome 2L, DkikHiC1v2, whole genome shotgun sequence encodes these proteins:
- the LOC121502366 gene encoding uncharacterized protein codes for MRSDSNSPYKRYKRDRSPAKDIIPEIVVFGEEEQRQQLAGSTVRYRRDRSPAEIRPKISGVGEEEQSREEEPTTRAKARIRAAKKEKNSKREGERNRKVEWRMETEVVDRVRSWGIRYQGTTNPLEFLSKMEQWASGYGIQENQLIQTMPYILEGAAEDWWNTTPTKISTWKQLTAELLEYFLPPRYEKRLETQITQLKQRESEPVREYAMGLRKLMRFTKLSEEEKLDRIFTNCRSKIKLYTRRSGFRSLTEFLKLAEEVEEIEAAENQRRHNQPTQQQIRPEICMRCGTQMRQSTKVILLGLWKERHQNNGVLQSGTGKRRRPEQIKLAAQAARLEPAPGKQLSCDGYQIIARIGIGKRTAKGVVDTGASRSVISMNRYQNLRKQGSWSGTRAEMIMANGSCQRTVGMFTADIRFGGQTFSLTFLILKKVAGGILLGMDFLAGAHSLLRCGKLELEIITTAGDRESEEDHAARGTKNERQEPSEAKIQAFLDSQRIENASISEQRAEISTSPRKHHSVGKDGKGNRGDGNGWRHEEKDGTGENGHCDDAGREAGDACREETDRTHAADTRNGHRGSPAVSSIDITPPVTDTCGTTIVRSRQSAQASVIAHADDTKTAIGLGQPSSPAVTTTQQPPTSASSSSLPAVTTTQQPSTSVRIRQQSETRQRMRPHPQGRPATSPARDIIEIHSDEVNNWGWRIPAGAHFSAEAVEEIRRRLAQKKYGRQQAWVMQDGTATWRVVVSRANKVTLMEHSAS; via the coding sequence ATGAGGTCAGACAGCAACTCGCCGTACAAGAGGTACAAGAGAGACAGAAGCCCGGCAAAAGATATAATACCGGAAATCGTAGTATTTGGGGAAGAAGAGCAGAGACAGCAACTCGCCGGATCAACGGTGAGATATAGGAGGGACAGAAGCCCGGCAGAGATAAGACCGAAAATCTCAGGAGTCGGAGAAGAGGAGCAGAGCAGAGAGGAAGAACCGACAACAAGGGCAAAAGCTAGGATCAGAGCAGcgaaaaaggagaaaaacagcaaaagggAAGGagaaagaaatagaaaagtGGAATGGAGAATGGAAACAGAAGTGGTTGACCGAGTACGAAGCTGGGGCATCCGATACCAAGGAACGACGAACCCACTGGAATTCTTAAGCAAAATGGAGCAGTGGGCATCCGGATACGGTATCCAGGAGAACCAGCTAATTCAGACCATGCCGTACATATTGGAAGGAGCCGCCGAAGACTGGTGGAACACCACGCCAACCAAAATTAGTACATGGAAGCAATTAACGGCAGAACTGCTAGAGTACTTCCTGCCTCCAAGATATGAGAAACGACTGGAGACACAGATCACACAGCTTAAACAGCGGGAATCAGAACCAGTTAGGGAATACGCGATGGGACTAAGGAAGCTGATGCGATTCACGAAACTGTCAGAAGAGGAAAAACTCGACCGCATATTTACCAACTGTAGAAGCAAGATCAAGCTCTACACGCGGAGATCAGGATTTAGGTCGCTGACAGAGTTCCTCAAACTAGCAGAGGAAGTGGAGGAGATTGAAGCAGCAGAGAACCAGAGACGACACAACCAGCCAACACAGCAGCAAATACGACCGGAAATTTGTATGCGATGCGGCACGCAAATGCGGCAATCTACAAAGGTTATATTGCTGGGTCTGTGGAAAGAACGACATCAGAACAACGGAGTGTTGCAGAGCGGTACCGGGAAACGCAGGAGGCCTGAGCAGATAAAGCTGGCAGCTCAGGCGGCAAGACTAGAGCCAGCACCAGGAAAGCAACTAAGCTGCGACGGGTACCAAATAATAGCACGAATCGGGATTGGAAAAAGAACGGCAAAGGGAGTGGTAGACACCGGAGCATCACGAAGCGTTATAAGTATGAATCGGTACCAGAACCTCAGAAAACAAGGCAGCTGGAGCGGAACCCGGGCCGAAATGATAATGGCCAATGGATCATGCCAGAGGACTGTGGGAATGTTCACAGCGGATATCCGATTCGGGGGACAAACATTCAGCCTGACCTTCCTGATACTGAAGAAGGTCGCAGGCGGTATCTTGTTAGGAATGGACTTTCTGGCCGGAGCACACAGCCTACTACGGTGCGGGaaattggaattggaaatAATAACAACCGCGGGGGACAGGGAAAGCGAGGAGGACCATGCAGCCAGGGGGACCAAGAACGAGAGACAAGAACCATCAGAGGCAAAAATACAAGCGTTCCTGGACAGTCAAAGGATCGAAAATGCATCGATTTCAGAACAGCGTGCAGAAATTTCGACATCGCCACGCAAACATCACAGCGTCGGCAAGGACGGCAAAGGTAATCGAGGCGACGGCAATGGCTGGAGGCACGAGGAAAAGGACGGCACCGGCGAAAATGGGCATTGCGACGATGCAGGAAGAGAGGCCGGAGATGCCTGCCGGGAAGAAACGGATCGCACACACGCCGCGGACACGAGAAACGGGCACCGAGGCTCGCCAGCAGTCTCCAGTATCGACATCACGCCGCCAGTCACCGACACGTGCGGCACAACCATCGTGCGCAGCCGCCAAAGCGCGCAAGCTTCTGTCATCGCACACGCAGACGACACGAAGACAGCCATTGGACTCGgccagcccagctcgccagcAGTCACCACCACGCAGCAGCCACCAACATCCGCCAGCAGCTCTAGTCTGCCAGCAGTCACCACCACGCAGCAGCCGTCAACATCTGTGCGCATACGACAGCAGTCGGAGACTCGGCAACGCATGCGCCCACACCCACAAGGGAGACCAGCTACATCGCCCGCCCGGGATATTATAGAAATACACTCGGACGAAGTCAACAACTGGGGCTGGAGGATCCCAGCGGGAGCGCATTTTTCGGCGGAAGCCGTGGAGGAGATCCGCAGACGACTCGCGCAGAAAAAATACGGCCGGCAGCAAGCTTGGGTCATGCAGGATGGAACGGCAACTTGGCGCGTCGTGGTCTCAAGGGCGAATAAGGTCACGCTGATGGAACATAGCGCCTCTTAA
- the LOC121501831 gene encoding transmembrane protein 164 has protein sequence MGWDWEWAIKGITDEIPRTTGPECINYMTDRRRWIETVLLSALFIFIMHRSWQRLAPIKLPPLHEIQKPHSPTRLFLLIAMSIIFGIEMGFKLSGQSMIFALNPCHVQTCLQIYLLAAKPTKMTTALFRIQMSNLNGPFLAFVFPEVEGRTYPFEQATYWIQHALLYIIPIYIIRSGAYTVEDLGELHWSHIGTAFMLFYHFVLLSPLSIFTGINLDHMLCAAMSDPFQGPNYRLFACCHQALLCPLLSKGTVLLFGRGSRNSAALNGSGGMTETGNDAPQYHQLSAPEYATQKEATEALIRHRYNTQATAAAGGVHQHDVGDIAAMTAEYTMPTTKID, from the exons ATGGGCTGGGACTGGGAATGGGCAATCAAAGGTATCACTGATGAGATTCCAAGGACGACGGGACCGGAGTGCATCAATTACATGACCGATAGGCGGCGATGGATAGAGACGGTTTTGCTGTCGGCCCTATTCATTTTCATAATGCACCGCTCGTGGCAGAGACTTGCGCCGATCAAGCTCCCACCGCTCCATGAGATACAGAAGCCCCACAGCCCCACCAGGCTGTTTCTATTAATCGCCATGTCCATTATTTTCGGCATTGAAATGGGTTTCAAGCTTTCAGGCCAATCGATGATTTTCGCCCTGAATCCCTGCCACGTGCAAACGTGTTTGCAG atttatctCCTGGCTGCCAAGCCAACTAAGATGACGACAGCACTGTTTCGAATTCAAATGAGCAACCTGAATGGACCTTTTCTTGCCTTCGTCTTCCCGGAAGTGGAGGGTCGTACCTATCCATTTGAGCAGGCAACTTACTGGATTCAGCATGCACTTCTCTATATAATTCCGATCTACATTATCCGAAGCG GCGCTTACACTGTTGAGGACTTGGGTGAACTCCATTGGTCCCACATAGGCACAGCCTTTATGCTGTTCTACCACTTCGTTCTGCTATCCCCGCTCTCCATT TTTACAGGAATTAATCTGGACCACATGCTTTGCGCTGCAATGTCAGATCCATTCCAGGGTCCTAATTACCGGCTGTTTGCCTGTTGCCACCAAGCATTGCTCTGTCCTCTGCTAAGCAAGGGCACAGTGCTGCTTTTCGGGCGCGGGAGTCGAAACAGCGCCGCCCTAAATGGTTCAGGCGGCATGACAGAAACGGGGAACGACGCGCCTCAATATCACCAGCTCTCTGCGCCAGAGTACGCCACTCAAAAGGAGGCTACGGAGGCGCTGATCCGGCACCGGTACAACACCCAGGCGACGGCTGCGGCGGGAGGAGTTCATCAACATGACGTGGGAGACATTGCGGCTATGACGGCGGAGTATACAATGCCCACAACTAAGATAGACTAG